A region of Rhodopirellula islandica DNA encodes the following proteins:
- the acnA gene encoding aconitate hydratase AcnA: protein MTADIFGAREQFETGSGSAAMYRLEALQKRGLGQIDRLPFSIRVLLEAVLRNCDGFQISEDDVKNLAGWDAKAVAPHEVPFKPYRVVLQDFTGVPAVVDLAAMRSAMERIGGDPNKINPLIPVDLVIDHSVQVDFFGSDGALVQNVEREFERNKERYEFLRWGQQAFDNFGVVPPNVGIVHQVNLEYLARVVAMGKDEQGPVAMPDTLVGTDSHTTMINGLGVLGWGVGGIEAEANMLGQPLYMLMPEVIGFELTGALPSGATATDMVLRVVEILRAEGVVGKFVEFFGTGMNTMSVADRATIANMAPEYGATMGFFPVDDLTLHYMRQTGRTKENVELVERYCKEQGLFRLDDGPELNYTKTVSLDLSTVEPSLAGPKRPQDRVPLASMKKAFNESLTAPVGASGFGLAPEDLKRTGHVSNNGASSDITHGAVVIAAITSCTNTSNPSVMVGAGLLAKRAAERGLTVPAHVKTSLAPGSRVVTDYLNKAGLSESLDKLGFNTVGYGCTTCIGNSGPLPEPVAKAIQDGDLIASAVLSGNRNFEGRVNPLTKANYLASPPLVVAYALAGTTDIDLVTEPLGKDTNGEDVFLKDVWPSAEEIRETIASCIQPEMFTDEYEAAVAGNELWNAIEAAGGALYPWDEKSTYIHHPPFLDSVTAEAVPDIAPIKGAKVLALLGDSVTTDHISPAGAIATDGPAGRYLQENGVPIREFNSFGSRRGNDRVMVRGTFANIRIRNQLAPGTEGGVTRYLPTGETMSIYDAAMKYQSDNVPLVVLAGKEYGTGSSRDWAAKGTMMLGVKAVITTSFERIHRSNLVGMGVLPLEFAEGGSWQSLGLTGEETFDIDGLSNDIEPRSLITVVATAADGTKTEFECRVRIDTPVELQYYQNGGILPTVLRNLRG from the coding sequence GTGACTGCGGATATTTTCGGCGCACGCGAACAGTTTGAAACCGGATCCGGCTCTGCAGCGATGTATCGCTTGGAGGCGCTCCAGAAACGAGGCTTGGGTCAGATTGACCGCTTGCCGTTTTCCATTCGCGTGCTGTTGGAAGCCGTGCTGCGAAATTGCGACGGTTTTCAGATCAGTGAAGACGACGTCAAAAACCTTGCCGGTTGGGACGCCAAAGCGGTGGCTCCTCACGAGGTGCCGTTCAAGCCTTACCGCGTGGTCTTGCAAGACTTCACGGGCGTGCCCGCGGTCGTCGATTTGGCGGCAATGCGTTCGGCGATGGAGCGAATCGGGGGCGACCCGAACAAGATCAACCCGCTGATTCCCGTTGACCTGGTCATCGATCACTCGGTCCAAGTCGATTTCTTCGGCAGCGACGGCGCACTTGTTCAAAACGTCGAGCGTGAATTCGAACGCAACAAAGAACGTTATGAGTTCCTTCGCTGGGGCCAACAGGCGTTCGACAACTTCGGCGTCGTTCCACCCAACGTCGGGATCGTTCACCAAGTCAACTTGGAATACCTCGCCCGCGTTGTCGCGATGGGCAAAGACGAGCAGGGCCCCGTGGCGATGCCCGACACGCTGGTCGGGACTGACTCACACACGACCATGATCAATGGTTTGGGCGTGTTGGGCTGGGGCGTGGGCGGCATCGAAGCCGAAGCCAACATGCTCGGCCAGCCGCTGTACATGTTAATGCCCGAAGTCATTGGCTTCGAACTGACCGGTGCGTTGCCATCCGGTGCGACCGCGACGGACATGGTGCTGCGGGTCGTCGAGATCCTCCGCGCTGAAGGCGTGGTCGGCAAGTTTGTCGAGTTCTTCGGCACCGGCATGAACACCATGAGCGTTGCTGACCGAGCCACCATCGCCAACATGGCTCCGGAGTACGGTGCCACGATGGGATTCTTCCCCGTGGATGATTTGACGTTGCATTACATGCGTCAAACCGGCCGCACCAAAGAAAACGTCGAGCTGGTCGAGCGTTACTGCAAAGAACAAGGTCTGTTCCGTTTGGACGATGGTCCCGAACTGAATTACACGAAGACGGTTTCGCTCGATTTGTCGACGGTGGAACCCAGCTTGGCGGGCCCCAAACGTCCTCAAGACCGTGTGCCGTTGGCATCGATGAAGAAGGCGTTCAACGAATCGTTGACGGCTCCTGTGGGTGCCTCCGGATTCGGGTTGGCTCCGGAAGACCTGAAACGAACCGGACATGTTTCCAACAACGGTGCCAGCTCGGACATCACTCACGGTGCGGTCGTCATCGCTGCCATCACGTCCTGCACGAACACGTCCAACCCATCGGTGATGGTGGGTGCCGGATTGTTGGCCAAGCGGGCTGCCGAACGCGGTTTGACAGTGCCGGCACACGTGAAGACATCCCTGGCTCCCGGTTCACGCGTCGTGACCGATTACTTGAACAAAGCCGGTTTGTCCGAGTCGCTCGACAAGCTTGGTTTCAACACCGTTGGCTATGGCTGCACAACCTGCATCGGCAACTCGGGACCTCTGCCAGAACCTGTTGCCAAGGCCATTCAAGATGGCGACTTGATCGCTTCGGCGGTTCTGTCGGGCAACCGAAACTTTGAAGGTCGGGTCAACCCGCTGACGAAAGCCAACTACTTGGCCAGCCCACCGTTGGTGGTCGCTTACGCTTTGGCCGGTACGACCGACATTGATCTGGTCACGGAACCACTTGGCAAAGACACCAACGGCGAAGACGTGTTCTTGAAGGACGTGTGGCCATCGGCGGAAGAAATTCGCGAAACCATTGCGTCGTGCATCCAACCCGAGATGTTCACCGACGAATACGAAGCGGCCGTGGCTGGCAACGAATTGTGGAACGCGATCGAAGCGGCCGGAGGAGCGTTGTACCCGTGGGACGAAAAGAGCACCTACATCCATCACCCACCGTTCTTGGACAGTGTCACCGCGGAAGCCGTGCCAGACATCGCTCCGATCAAGGGTGCCAAGGTGTTGGCATTGCTCGGTGATTCGGTCACGACCGACCACATTTCACCGGCGGGGGCCATCGCCACCGACGGGCCTGCCGGACGTTACCTGCAAGAAAACGGTGTGCCGATTCGCGAATTCAACTCGTTCGGTTCGCGTCGCGGGAATGACCGCGTGATGGTGCGTGGAACGTTCGCCAACATTCGCATCCGCAACCAACTGGCACCAGGCACCGAAGGCGGCGTGACTCGTTACTTGCCAACCGGCGAAACGATGAGCATCTACGATGCGGCCATGAAGTATCAATCCGACAACGTGCCGTTGGTCGTGTTGGCTGGCAAAGAATACGGAACAGGCAGCAGCCGTGACTGGGCCGCCAAGGGCACGATGATGTTGGGCGTCAAAGCTGTCATCACGACCAGCTTCGAACGCATTCACCGCAGCAACTTGGTCGGCATGGGCGTGTTGCCATTGGAATTCGCCGAGGGTGGTTCTTGGCAGTCGCTTGGGTTGACCGGCGAAGAAACGTTTGACATCGATGGGTTGTCCAACGACATCGAACCTCGTTCCTTGATCACCGTGGTCGCGACCGCAGCCGACGGCACCAAGACCGAGTTCGAATGCCGCGTCCGCATCGACACGCCGGTTGAATTGCAGTACTACCAAAACGGCGGCATCCTGCCGACGGTTCTGCGAAACCTTCGCGGTTGA
- a CDS encoding MATE family efflux transporter: MIPALKEVLRVAVPLMVSTGMFSLVLFVDRTLLLWHEPSQMGAAMAAGNLFWVCVCVFVGIASMTSAIISQYIGADQPKRVGQLLWQATWFALATLPFFLLVGGLGESLFRLTDQPEHLIPMQAAYFRILMWGGAGEVLQTALSGFYSGTHRTRTIMLVSLASGVLNLVLDVFLIFGVGSPDPETGLRFLELGIVGAAIASSLSFWFKGVCYAVLLMKPSEREKYGILRGIRLNRRMMKRLIYFGLPAGLMYVTEAGGFTVIVLQIGRLGDVPLQATTMAINFNMIAFIPLVGMSIAASVLVGQHLIRTGPGPAIRCVIAALCVGWAYSVAWAIAYIFAPGGLIALYSLSPTGVDSEIAFEIAEKLLGFVAIYVIMDATQLILAGALRGAGDTWFVLLAGLVLSFVAVIVGTVWQPVAVRFQDPDGQAGALLALDWWWWVITGWICTLAIVMAGRFLQGKWQRMRMV, encoded by the coding sequence ATGATTCCCGCCCTCAAGGAAGTTCTCCGCGTCGCAGTTCCGTTGATGGTCAGCACGGGCATGTTTTCGCTGGTTCTGTTCGTCGACCGGACGCTGCTGCTGTGGCACGAACCGTCTCAGATGGGGGCGGCGATGGCGGCAGGGAATCTGTTCTGGGTGTGCGTGTGCGTGTTCGTTGGCATCGCGTCGATGACCAGTGCGATCATCAGCCAGTACATCGGAGCGGATCAACCCAAGCGTGTGGGGCAACTTCTGTGGCAGGCGACTTGGTTCGCTCTGGCGACGCTGCCGTTTTTCCTGCTGGTCGGAGGCCTCGGCGAGTCCTTGTTTCGACTGACGGACCAACCGGAGCACTTGATTCCAATGCAGGCGGCCTACTTTCGCATTTTGATGTGGGGTGGTGCGGGAGAGGTGTTGCAGACGGCACTGTCGGGTTTCTACAGCGGCACGCATCGGACTCGCACGATCATGTTGGTGTCGTTGGCGTCGGGCGTGTTGAACTTGGTTCTCGACGTGTTTTTGATCTTTGGTGTCGGTTCGCCCGATCCGGAGACTGGTTTGCGATTCTTGGAGCTGGGAATTGTGGGAGCGGCGATTGCCAGTTCGCTGTCGTTTTGGTTCAAAGGCGTCTGTTACGCGGTGTTGCTGATGAAGCCTAGTGAACGCGAGAAATACGGCATTTTGCGTGGGATCCGGCTGAACCGACGCATGATGAAGCGGTTGATTTACTTTGGTTTGCCGGCTGGATTGATGTACGTCACCGAGGCAGGTGGCTTCACCGTCATCGTGTTGCAGATCGGGCGACTTGGGGACGTGCCACTGCAAGCGACAACGATGGCGATCAATTTCAACATGATTGCGTTCATTCCTTTGGTGGGGATGTCGATCGCGGCGTCGGTTTTGGTGGGCCAGCATTTGATCCGAACTGGGCCTGGGCCGGCAATTCGTTGTGTGATCGCGGCTCTGTGTGTGGGCTGGGCCTATTCGGTGGCTTGGGCGATCGCGTACATTTTCGCGCCGGGCGGTTTGATCGCGTTGTATTCGCTGTCGCCGACGGGCGTGGACAGCGAGATTGCGTTCGAAATCGCCGAGAAATTGCTCGGTTTTGTGGCGATTTACGTGATCATGGACGCGACGCAGTTGATCTTGGCGGGCGCTCTCCGCGGGGCGGGTGACACTTGGTTTGTGTTGTTGGCGGGATTGGTGTTGTCGTTCGTGGCAGTGATTGTGGGAACAGTGTGGCAACCTGTCGCGGTACGGTTCCAGGATCCGGATGGGCAAGCTGGGGCATTGTTGGCGCTGGATTGGTGGTGGTGGGTGATCACCGGTTGGATCTGCACCCTCGCAATCGTCATGGCCGGACGCTTTTTGCAAGGCAAATGGCAACGGATGCGGATGGTATGA